One Paraburkholderia kururiensis DNA window includes the following coding sequences:
- a CDS encoding YbdK family carboxylate-amine ligase: protein MSLETFVDSKPFTFGIELEMQIVNTHDYDLTKAGTDLLRLIKDQKIPGNITPEITESMIELSTGICTSHEQALGDLREIRDTLVAAADRLNVGLCGGGTHAFQQWSERRIVDSPRFQYLSELYGYLAKQFTVFGQHVHIGCPDADSALFLLHSMSRFIPHFIALSASSPYVQGVDTGFHSARLNSVFAFPLSGRAPFVLTWDSFEEYFSKMVHTGVVNSMKDFYWDIRPKPGFGTIEVRVMDTPLSVDRAAAIACYIQTLARHLLLDKPITPKEDDYLVYTFNRFEACRFGLAGSCINPQTGERRTISEDIIETLERIAPHADVLGSGHALAEIGMIARSQVNDATWLRGVVAQEKSLHEAVRQQCLRWRE, encoded by the coding sequence ATGTCACTTGAAACTTTTGTCGATTCGAAGCCGTTCACGTTCGGCATTGAACTCGAGATGCAGATCGTCAACACCCATGACTATGATCTGACCAAAGCCGGCACCGACCTGCTGCGGCTCATCAAGGACCAGAAGATTCCGGGCAACATCACGCCCGAAATTACCGAGAGCATGATCGAGCTCTCCACGGGCATCTGCACTTCGCACGAGCAGGCGCTCGGCGATCTGCGCGAGATTCGCGACACGCTCGTCGCCGCGGCGGACCGGCTCAACGTGGGTCTCTGCGGCGGCGGCACGCACGCGTTCCAGCAATGGAGCGAGCGGCGCATCGTCGATTCGCCGCGTTTTCAGTACCTCTCCGAGCTTTACGGCTATCTCGCCAAGCAGTTCACGGTGTTCGGCCAGCACGTGCACATCGGCTGCCCGGATGCGGACAGCGCGCTCTTCCTGCTGCACTCCATGTCGCGCTTCATTCCGCATTTCATCGCGCTGTCGGCTTCGTCGCCTTACGTGCAGGGCGTGGACACCGGTTTTCATTCGGCCCGGCTCAACTCCGTGTTCGCGTTTCCGCTCTCGGGCCGCGCCCCATTCGTGCTCACGTGGGACAGCTTCGAAGAATATTTTTCGAAGATGGTCCACACGGGCGTGGTCAACAGCATGAAAGACTTCTACTGGGACATCCGGCCGAAGCCCGGCTTCGGCACGATCGAAGTTCGCGTCATGGACACGCCGCTTTCGGTGGACCGCGCCGCGGCGATCGCGTGCTACATCCAGACGCTCGCGCGCCATCTGCTTTTGGACAAGCCGATCACGCCGAAGGAAGACGACTATCTCGTCTACACGTTCAACCGTTTCGAGGCCTGCCGCTTCGGACTGGCGGGCAGCTGCATTAATCCGCAGACGGGCGAGCGCCGCACGATTTCGGAAGACATCATCGAAACGCTCGAGCGCATCGCGCCGCATGCCGACGTGCTCGGTTCCGGCCATGCGCTCGCCGAGATCGGCATGATCGCGCGCAGCCAGGTGAACGATGCCACGTGGTTGCGCGGCGTGGTCGCGCAGGAGAAGTCGCTGCACGAGGCGGTTCGCCAGCAGTGTCTGCGCTGGCGCGAGTGA